TGCTCGAGGCGCCGTCCACGAACAGCACCCAAGGCTTCTCCGCCGGGGTGTCCGTGGGTGTCGGGGCCAACTCGGTTTGGTTTAAATTAGCCCCCTCTGCAAGGAAGTCTGCTAAGGCCTGGGCCTTGATCGCGGTGCGGGGCCGATAGCTAAGGTCGTGCTCGGCCAGCTCGACGGCCCACTTGGTCATCCTGCCCGAGACCTCGGGCTTGGTGAGTATCTGCCGTAGGGGTCGGTCGGTCAGGACTACAACGCTGTGAGCCTGGAAGTAAGGGCGGAGCTTGCGAGCAGCATGTACCAAGGCAAGGACCAGCTTCTCGGCGGGCGAGTATCGAGTCTCTGGCCCCTGCAGAGCTCGGCTGACGTAATACACCGGCCTCTGAGCCCCCCTGTCCTCCCGTACCAAGACCGCACTAACGGCCTCGTTGCAGGTGGACAGATATAGGAATAGGGTCTCCCCTAGCTCTGGGGCGGTCAGAGTTGGCAGCTCGGCCAGATACGCTTTCAGGTCGGCGAACGCTTTCTGGCACTCCTCGGTCCAACGAAAATCCTTGGGCGCTTTTAAGACTCGAAAGAAGGGTAGTCCCCGAACCGCGGAACGCGAGAGGAACCTGCTCAGGGCTGCCATTCTCCCCGTGAGCCGCTGGACTTCCTTCACGTTCCTTGGGGGGGCCATGTCCACGAGGGCCTGGAGCTTGTCCGGGTTGGCCCGGATTCCGTCTCGCGACACCAGGAAACCAAGGAACCTTCCCGACCTGACCCCAAAGGTACACTTCTTTGGATTTAGGCGCATCCGGCTTTCCAGCAGGATGTTCAAGATCTCCCTCAAGTCGGGTATGAGCTGCTGGTCAGTCCGACTTTTTACGATCATGTCGTCCACATAGACCTCCATGTTCCTGCCGATCTGGCCTCGGAATAGCTTGTTGACCAGGCGCTGGTAAGTGGCCCCCGCGTTCTTGAGTCCGAATGGCATGGTTCTGTAGCAGTAGGTCCCCTCTTCAGTGATGAAGGAGGTCTTATCCCGGTCCTCCTCAGCCATCTCTATCTGGTGGTATCCCTTAAAAGCATCCAGGAAGTATAAAACGTCAAAACCCACGGTAGAATCTACTAACCTGTCGATTCTAGGCAGGGGAAAGCAGTCCTTTGGGCAGGCTTTGTTGAGGTCCGTGAAGTCTACGCACATCCTCCAAGTCTGGTCCTCCTTTTTGACTAGGATCGGATTGGCCAACCAGGTCGGGTAGTAGACCTCCAGGATGATCTTGGATTCCAACAACTTGCCGACCTCCGCCTTGATCACCTCGTTCCTCTCAGGGGCGAAACTCCTTTTCTTCTGCTTCACCGGCTTGAAATGAGGGTCGACGTCAAGGTGGTGGACTGCCAGGTCCGTTGGAATCCCAGGCATGTCATCCACCGACCAAGCGAAGACCTGGGAGTACTCTCTCAGCACAGCTTTCCAGTCCTCCTTCTCCCTGGCGGGCAACAAGGCTCCGATGCGGAGGACCTGGTTGGGCCGATCCTCCCTTAAGGGGAATTCCTCAGTCTCATCCTGGGTGCCCAGCTGTTGGGCCTCATCCCCTGGGATGTAGGGCTCCAGACAGGTTGTCTGGGCGACCACCTTTTCCTGCCCCCGGAGCGTGGCTAGGTAACAAGTCCTAGCTACCTCCGGGTCGCCGTGCACCTCGGCTATCCCTCCCGGGGTAGGGAACTTGACGCTGAGGTGGTAAGTGGAGGAAACAGCCCGGAGGGCGTTCAAAGCAGGCCTCCCCAGGAACACATTGTACGGGGACGGCTGCCTGACCACCACGAAGTTGACGGGAACAGTCCGGCATTTGGGAGCCTGTCCTACTGTGACCATCAGGGTGATCATCCCTTCCGAGCTGATGGGTGGTCCGGTAAATCCCACCAGAGGTGTCCGGACCGGGGTGAGCTGGTCATCCCTTAATCCGAGCTCCTTGAACACCCTGTAGAACATGATGTCGACCGCACTACCCTGGTCGACATATACCTTCTTCACCCGATAGTTGTTGGTGACAATGTCTATCACGATGGCCTCATGGTTCCCAGAAGCCAGGGGGACCGCATCCCTTGGCCCGAAGGTGATCTCCTCGTCCATGCGCAAGCGCTTCAAGGAATCATCCCCTTCGGGGGGGTGGTCGCTTGTTCTTCCGAGTTGCATGGCTGTCCCCCCCTGTGGGACCTCCGGCAATGGTGTTTATCACCCCCGCTAGGTTCTGGGTGTCCTGGTCGGGAGAGTGGCCCCGAGGAGCGTCGCGCCGCTCTGGGCGGCCCCGACGCCGTCCCTCGTGCCTGTCTCCGTAGTGGCTGCGCCCGGGCTCCTGACCTGGTCGGCGCACGAACCGTCTTAAAAAGCCGCGTTGGATCAGGTCTTCTATCTCCTTACGCAGGGCCCAACATCCCTCCGTGTCGTGTCCCACGTCGCGGTGAAAGGCGCAGTACCTGTCCTGGTTCCTTTTGTTTCGGGGCGTCCCCATTTTTGGCGGCCGATCTCCTAGTCCTTCCGCCTCCATAACGGCCAAGATCTGAGCTCTGGGCCGTGTTAGAGGGGTGTAGGTCTTCTCTGGGAGTGGCGGCAGAGCAGGGGCCTTCTCCTTCGAGAGCCGGTCGAAGACGTTTTTCTTGGACGGGACGTCCTTGCCCTCCGGCGGGTTCGTCCGACCTTTCCGATCTCCGAGCTCCCGATCTGATTCTTTCTTCAGACGACCTGCCTCCTCCGCATTAGCGGTCTCGTGCGCCCTGCGTAAGAGTTCCTCCAGGTTTACGGGAGGCTTCTTGGCCAGGTCGTAGAAGAGCTCCTCCACCCTGAGCCCATTTGTGAAGGCGGCCATGAccactttttcatttttgtcccTGACCTGCAAGCTCTCCGCATTGAAGCGGGTCATGAAATTCCTCAGCGACTCCTCAGGCCTCTGTCTGATGGACATCAGGTGGGTTGCGTTCCTCGCGTAGACCTTCGAGGAGACAAACTGGGCTGCAAACTGCCGGGCCAGCTCAGGAAAACTCCGTATAGACCCCGGCTTCAGCCCCTGGAACCAGAGCCGCGCCTTTCCCTTTAGGAACATAGGGAAGGTCTTGCAGCGGACCTCATCCGCAGCGGTCTGCAGGCGCATATGCGTCAAGAAGACCGAAAGGTGGTCCTCCGGGTCCGTAGAGGCATCGTACATCTCGATGCTCGGAATCTTAAACCTCCGGGGTAGGGGGTAGTCCTCTATCTCCCGGGTAAAAGGCGAGGTTGCATAGTTGTCCTCGAACTGCCGGGACCTCAAGATCTGCTCGAGCTCATCCCGAGCAGGTTCCGAATGAAGGGGGTCGCGGGGTCGGCTCCTGGCGGGCCGAGCAGGGGAGCGCTCAAACCCATTTCGTGTGGGCTTCCGTGGGGAGGGGCCTCTAGGACGACTCCTCGCGGACCGGTCGCGAGAATACCTCTCGCTATCCCCGACCACCGAGGCTCGCGGGTGAGGCGGAGTCCGCGGTCGTTTCCTCCTGGGGGGCTGGTCTCACGACTCATCCGCTGAAGGATCAGAGGGTGACTCCTTCTCCTTCCccttggccttggaggtctgtgCACCCCCAGCCCTCTCTCCTTCCTTCGCCTGCCGGATTATATCTTCCAGCATGGGGAGGCTCTCCGCCACAAACTGGAAGATTTGCTGCCTGCGCTCCCCCGAAAGGGCTGAGCCCCCGGCTCCGCGAGATGCCTCAGCCTCCTTTCGCTGGGATCCCTCGCCGCCCCCAGGGCCAGTGCTTTCCATCGTGCGCTTGGATCGCGTCCTGGCCATCAACACAATCTTACTTACCTTACGGTTCCCACAGACGGTGCCAACTGAAGAAGCACGGAACTTCCCCTAGGAGAGCTGACCTGATCAGCTCGGATCGTTGATGGCAGCGCTGACTCCAAGCCTGCAAAACAGAAAGGATGAGCTAACTGAGGGGGCCCGAGGGTGGTCCgcgagggcactccgacggtcaagttagttttccaGTGAGTAGAGTTCACGGGAAGTAGTAACAACCGGGAGTAATTTGCCtatagtgagcgtaccttgtacAATGGATGTGTGTTATCATTTATACCTGCAAGGGAGTCCGACCTCCGCACGACGCGGGACTTGCCCAGTATAGATAGTATCCCGCACTCAGGGGGATTACCCCCGACCTCTTCGGGATGGACCTTCGCCTCCCCTGGGAGCCCTAGTCGGTACGGCCCGGGGCCGCTCCCAGGGGTCTGAGGGCCAAGGCCCAGCTCGGCCAttcctgggctgccacgtgtctgggcCCAGAATGGGGCCTCTGCAGTCACCATTTGAATTGTTAAGTTGGGAGCATTCTAAACTAAAGCTGTAATTCCAGCTTAAGTACTATATTGAACTAGTTATGCAAATGCAACTTGTGATAGAAATACTGCTTAAGCATAAGTGTAAATAGATTATTTTACAAGCTCGGCACTATTTTGATATAATTACTACTTTTATGATGTTTAATGTTGATTCTTCTAAAATATAATCCTAGTGCTAAATGTAAGTAAAAGTTTTCCTAAATAGCTGGAGGTGAAACGCCGTGTAGTAAATTCATAGAAGTGGAAAATATACTAAGAACATGGCATCATCAACTTCAAATCCAACTGCAAGCACGACCCTACTTGTAGTTGTAGTTCTACCAATCATTCTTGGTGCTTTAATGCCATGCATTAATGCCTACCCAAATTCCCAAGAATTTGATAAGATATTAAAGCTCCCTAGTCAATCCAGAAGTCCACCAATCTCCAGTGCTTTGGCTATATTACTATCAATCAAGCTCATGGGAGGGCTCTTTTCTATTGGTTTTTTGAAGCACAATCCGaaacaacaaaaaagccccTTCTCCTCTGGCTCAATGGAGGCACCTTAATAGATTACTATGTCTACTTATTAATTGGTCTGATAATATCTTTACCGTACTTAACACTATTAATTAGTAATAAATCACTCTTCTTTAATAATTCTAGATACATATACTGTGAAAAATCCTTTCTCGTCACCGTACTCTCCAATTGCAAACTTATCCTTGTTCAATGGCATTTACACAATTAGGTGTTAACAAGTTGGTGAATGTAAATACTCAGTAAACTGTGGGACACCAGGCAAGTACATAGACcacttttaaataatttttttttgtgcatgCAAACTAATGGAATATTAGATGCTTTGCAATGAtcttattgttcaattatttaTTCACTAGTTTGTTTCTAACcaaaaagaataataataatttattgtTTGGTTTCATGCAAGGCCTGGATGTTCATCAATTGGACATGGTGCAATTACAAAGCTAGGTCCTCTCAGAATCACCACAAATGGAGATGGTCTAGACTTCAACAGGTACTCCGGGAATAAAGGTTTTCtttctgcattttttcttttattcatgcCATCCTTTCTAAACAAACTATGTAACATACACTTTAGCCCCCATTATTACCGCTAAAACGTAAAAAGTCTGAAGTCTTTTCAAAAGATTAAAAGGTGATCAAGGtaatctctctttttcttgattatttttaattcttgaaaatagtaattatattaattgGTTAGGCATCTATTGTACAGATATCAATTGTGGATAGTTGACAAGTAAAGCAAATTGTTTACTTTTAGAGTAGAGGAATTAAAAGTAAAGCAGTTTGTTTACCTTTTGCCAAATGTAATCTGATCCATACTCTAATTCAtatgacactttttttttttataattgcagtACTATGGTGTTAATGATCATGAAGAGATGAAAAGAAGATCAGGCTTTGGTCCTGAACACGATCCAGATGGCTTTTGTTTGAAGGCATAGTTACTTATGCCCATGCTTTTGTATAGAAAACTATGAAGTCTTTATTTTGGATGGGTTAGCTATAATTATGGGTAGTTGACAAATTTGTACTTCAACTGATGTTGATGACTTAAATATTTTAGATGATGTTTGttttaatgaatttaaaaataTGTCTATGGCTATATATGTTTTAACTATTGGTTGTGTGTTAAATATCATTGACTTTTATATTAGTCAAAGCTATAAGGCTGTTGTGGTTGTTTGTAATTATGCTGGAAATGATTAGCACATAGTAATATATGTGATTAACCTGTTAAATAAAGTTCCTTGACAATAGAATGTTGTCACTATCCAAAAGTTCACTAAGCGACAACAGTTGTTAGTCATTAAATGAATGGGAAATCACTGATGACCCAAAGTCGTCACTAGATAACTAAATTTTGCGATGATATCTATAGTAactatgacaaaaaaaaaggtcaaggaGTGCCAACATTAGCCAACACAGAATGTAAGCTTGTtagtgatgattttgaagtcTTCATTACAATATGATATTCTGTGATGACCTTCTAAAGTCGTCACATGGACACAATTTGTGATATAGTGTGAtagccctacctccccctagggcgaatcccagggtttagcggaccgcctgcccaactctcactaTGATTACGAAAACAAATCATATAACACCCTACATAATGCGCGATAGAAcccaaagaaaacaaacaattGAAGACCTTTAAGCAAAAAACATAAGTTACCAAACCATACAGTGAAATGAGACTTCGATTAAACActtcaacaaaaacaaaaacgaaaCGAAAACTGAACGAAACGCggtcacgtcacaatccggccggattaaTGGCCGGATTTAAGACAGTGAGCAACtcaaatatttttcaaactcccctgtcaatccggccacCTATCCGGCCAATAACTGGCCAGATATACGGCTGAATTCGATGAACAGTTTTCTTGCcaaaattgtttcttttctcgtCCAAAGTCCGTACTCGCCCGATCTTTCCAACGGTTACAAGTACAGTTCACATACCCATATAAATGTACAATCTCAAACGAATACAATTGAAACACACGATTAAACACTTAGAtctatatatacattggaaagtTCAAAAGTTCAACTAGTCAAAAGTTCAAAAGTTCAAAAATATCCAAAAGTGATCAAAGTACAATTAGGATTTTCTAGTTCGGAGGAGCTTAAACAAAACATATATCTGTCTCTAGTTCTgctcttttcttcaaaatcatggTTCCCAACATTTTGAAACCTGTAAGGAAACAAAAATAATGGAAAGgcgtgagcttacgctcaatgagataccacaagtacaagtagtcaagaatcatggaacttTACTTTTAATCAAGCAATTATACACactaaataaagaaatgaacaaacacttcaaatagaaaggatacaggtggctctcaagagccaaattcccaatgcagtacttgatcccaaCTCGTTGACTCCCCGTCAACGCTCGAAGAAACAACCATGACCATAGACCCCTCTTACGCCAAaacccgttcaccaaacatatcTCTTGCCCGCTTGATTCAGTCAATTAGCTCTAGGTTGGACTTATAGTCCCAGATATTTTGTCCCTAGCGGtgttggacaacacaacaggctagCACCTTGGCTATACCT
This region of Coffea arabica cultivar ET-39 chromosome 3c, Coffea Arabica ET-39 HiFi, whole genome shotgun sequence genomic DNA includes:
- the LOC113735712 gene encoding uncharacterized protein gives rise to the protein MYDASTDPEDHLSVFLTHMRLQTAADEVRCKTFPMFLKGKARLWFQGLKPGSIRSFPELARQFAAQFVSSKVYARNATHLMSIRQRPEESLRNFMTRFNAESLQVRDKNEKVVMAAFTNGLRVEELFYDLAKKPPVNLEELLRRAHETANAEEAGRLKKESDRELGDRKGRTNPPEGKDVPSKKNVFDRLSKEKAPALPPLPEKTYTPLTRPRAQILAVMEAEGLGDRPPKMGTPRNKRNQDRYCAFHRDVGHDTEGCWALRKEIEDLIQRGFLRRFVRRPGQEPGRSHYGDRHEGRRRGRPERRDAPRGHSPDQDTQNLAGVINTIAGGPTGGDSHATRKNKRPPPRRG